TGATCGACGTCGAACCCGACGACTTCGAGGCCGCCGCCGCCGCGGACTCCGGCGCGCAGGGCGACGACGAACTCGAGCCGCTCGAGGCCGCCTTGACCGACCTCGACGCGGACCTCGAGGGCGGCATCGCCGGCGTCACCGCGGGCGCTGTCGAGAGCGAGTACCAGACCAGCCGCATTCAGGGAATGTGCGACCGGCTGGGCTGCGAGCTGTTCGCCCCCCTCTGGCAGGAAGACCCCCGAGAGCTCGCCGACGCGATGCTCGAGGCCGACTTCGAGATCGCGATCATCCAGGTCGCCGCCCACGGACTCGATGAGTCGTGGCTCGGCCGGACGCTCGATCATGAGGCGCTCGAGGAACTCGAGGCGCTCAACGAGGAGTACGGCGTCCACATCCTCGGGGAGGGCGGCGAGTTCGAGACGCTGGTCGTTGATGGACCACACATGGATCGGCAGATCGGCCTCGAGTACGAGAAAGAGTGGGACGGGACTCGCGGGCGATTGCGGATTACGGATGCGCGGCTCGAGTAGCGAAGTACGGACGCCCCTCGAGTAGCGAACTGTAGCGAGCGGCGGCGTTCGAGGGGAGGTTTCAATAGGGTCTGCCCGACTGGTTCCACCGATGAACGTCTTCCTCGGCATCGACGCGGGCACGCGGAACGTCAAGGTCGTCGCGTACGACCGCGAGGGGAGTGCGGTGGCGACGGCGTCGGCGTCCCAGTCGGTCGTCACTCCGGAACCCGGCCGGGCCGAACAGGAGATGGACGCGGTGTGGTCGGTAACCGCCGAGACGATCCAAACAGTGGTGGCGGAACTCGAGGCCCGCGAGGACGACGCGGAGATCGAAGCCGTCGGCCTCACGGGGCAGGGCGACGGCTGCTGGCTGATCGACGGCGACGGCGAGCCCGTCCGGAACGCTATCCTTTGGTCGGACAGCCGCGCGGCGCCGATCGTCGAGGACTGGGCGCGCGACGGCACCCTCGAGACGCTGGCCGAGATCTGCGGCTCGCGTCCGTATCCGGGAATGAGTCTGCCCGTGTTGCGGTGGCTGGCCGACGAAGAACCCGCGGCCCTCGAGCGAGCGACGACGGCGTTTTCCTGTACGGACTGGCTCGCGTACTCGCTGACCGGCGAGCGCGGTACCGACACCA
Above is a genomic segment from Haloterrigena salifodinae containing:
- a CDS encoding diphthine--ammonia ligase, whose amino-acid sequence is MSDADGTWVSLFSGGKDSSWALYRALETGRDVSHLVTVHPTGDSYMYHVPATELAALAAESIGIPLIDVEPDDFEAAAAADSGAQGDDELEPLEAALTDLDADLEGGIAGVTAGAVESEYQTSRIQGMCDRLGCELFAPLWQEDPRELADAMLEADFEIAIIQVAAHGLDESWLGRTLDHEALEELEALNEEYGVHILGEGGEFETLVVDGPHMDRQIGLEYEKEWDGTRGRLRITDARLE